In Oryzias latipes chromosome 15, ASM223467v1, the sequence gcAAAAATTGGAATTTATCTGCATCTGCATTCACAATTGCAGATGAAAAAGTACAAGAACTATACACTATTGTGGTGTATGTAGTTAGCGTTCGACAAACAAACGCCGTTTTGGCTTGCGTTTGTCTTTCTGTGCTGCATACCAAGCCCTCTGGCAGAAATTGGATGGGCGGCCTACGGGGGTCGAGGGAGTTTCCCGTCTCCAGCAGAAGCTCTTGGCTCTGTGGGGAAATATGCGCTTGTGTTTGTGCTTCGAGGCGAAGCTGCAGAGAGAGTAAACTCTCGTCGGTCCCCAAATCTAAAGAGTGCAGCTGGGCTGAGGTCATGTCCAAGACGTGAATGACCTGGAAGATGAAGAGTGAAGCTTGAGGGTAGTTTCACTTAATGTTCCGTCAATTAGAAAGAACACACACACTAAAGAATGAAGTAAATCCAGATTGAAGACATTTTCTTCGGGTTAACCTTCATGCTGAGAATATTGTGCAGAACGGAGTAAAAGTAAGGCTTGTTTGTTTCCGGATCCAGTCCTCCGCCACGAGTTGAAGGATCCCAAAGCAACAGCATCTGGAGCAGAGACTCTATGGGTTCCAGCAGCGGACTgaacaaaggaaaaacagatATCAATTACTCAGAATAAAGTTAGCTGGACTCACTTAAATTTAAATGATTCCTCCTTGACCTGCTAAGATTGTTGGGATAAGGCAGGTGTGCTGAAAATCGAACTTCACCATTCATGTCCTCGACTGCCATGATGTCTTTAGGCCCCTTGTTTTTGACTTTGCTTGTCCTACACaagcaaaaaattaataaatgcaaaaaattaGAACACAAATTATTAAGATTTTCCAAAGCAgtctgcaacaaaaataaagattcaaTATTTGACACACTTCCAACAAAATTGGTATCATGATAATCCAATTTTATAGCTTCTAATTTCTTAAAAATCTTCAATATTGAGAAGGTTTCCAATTCTCCTTTCTCTGAACCaggttttcctttccttttttaaagtacaGAATTACCAAGAGTTGTGAATCACTTGTGCTGGGAAGGGGAAAATATGTCTAGATCAACAAAGTAAGACTGAACAGACACTTTAACCTTCATCTCCAACTTTCAAATGCACTTAGTTTGTTTAACATAACCAGGCATTTCCACTTTACCTTTTGAAGGCTTCACTCTTAGGAGTCTCCATCatgtttagacaaaaaaaaataatcctttCAGCTCTCCAAAGAACACATTTCAAACTGAACTGGGATGAAATTTAGCATTTAAAGAAACATCTGCAATTATTaccggtaaaaaaaaaaaaaactgctatttCTCCCAACAAATGCTAGTAAATAATAAAGACGTGAAAAAATAGCCTTTGTTTACAATGCAGACTTTGAACATAAACAACCCTAAATTGAAGTTAGCTTACTGCACCTTTTTTTTGAGTAGATAAGATCTGCTTCATGTAATTAAGGTTTCTGCCACGCCTTTTTTACACTAGTATTTTAACATGAGTCAAAACTGTGaacaattacagaaaaaaaaaaaaaactagatgcATTTTTTGGCTTACCACTGTACGGGCTGCATGTGGTGCAGAAACGGCCGAAAGCCACAAATGCATTCAAAGAGCACTGTCCCCAAACTCCAATAGTCCACACTTACAGTGTAGGGTTTGCTCTCAAACAGCTCTGGAGCCTGTCATGTGTAcatataaagctttaaaactaaataaaaacaccaaaatgaaTATATTTTGTAAGATAAATTTACCAAATACTGTAAAGTTCCAACAAAGGATGTGCAGAGACTGCCTTGATCCAGATCTTTTGCATACCCCAGGTCTATAATTTTATGTACAAGCTGAAGAaggaatattttaaacaaaattaagaagaaaaaaaaagaacaaagaaatctGTTATTGTGTGTCACAAATTGCAGCTAATACAAGCTTCATGTATGTTACAGACTAAATTACTGCACCTTGCCATCGATCTCTTGTAAAACTATGTTTTCTGGCTTCAGATCTCTGTGAATGATCTTATTCTCATGAAGATACTGGATACCAGAGCCTGTGTTGGTCAGAAATTCCACACATATTACACTGAGCTTAAATAGTCTTGTATCAAAGTAATAACTTAAAAAACCCCAATACCGATGTCTTTAAGTAGTGAGAGGACTTCACTCTCCTTTAACCCACAACAATTTTCTGGTTTATGCAGCACctgaataaaaaagtaaatgcatAATACCTACATTtgcaaaaacttttatttaaaaaaaaatgaatggagaaGCTATATAGTACCTTGCGTAAATCTCCTCTTGAGCAGTATTCCATCGCCAGCAGCGGTAGATCATTTAAAGCGATGGCATGCAACTCCTCAGGAACTTCTCTGGCCTGAACAACATTCAGATGGTTCAGCCTGTCGACAGTGGGACCAAACatgtaataaaacatttgtaaaagctGAAATGAAGTCACAAAatttagatcaggggtcagAAACCTGAGGCTCCGGTGCCACACCCATTTTTGGCTTTGTAGAAAAATGCaaatcatttgaataaataatgagtttgtAGTTTTGATTAATTTGTTTAAGTCAATTAAGTttcgtccttttttttttagatttttaccaTTTCAGCTAACTGAGCAAAGAAATTTCAGAGtggttttattattaaaataaactaaaagcaCTTTTCTGATCTTCTGCTGAACAACAGTGTCTAGTTGCTGCTCAGGGGCAAAGTTCCAAAAGTATATAAAACTGCATTTACCGTACATGAAtagatttcttttaaatagGAGAAATAGGATGAAAAAGTCATAATGACAGATTtgacttttcttcctttttgttaATTCAATTGAATTTGCTGCAGGAGAAGGACCTTATTTAACACAgggtatgttttattttgaaaggaatttgTCTGTGCTTCAATCAAAACTACAAGTGttacagaaaaatataacacttttgtaatttagttattgtaaataaataaaagctacaCTTTATATACAAATGTTTAATGGcgccaaaaacataaataaagcttttatttttaaacaaggaGGTGGAACAttaaaactggaccaaatggctttCTTTGGGTTAAAGGTTACAGACCCCTGATTTGGATAAACCACAAACAGCAGTCACTTTGACATGATCTGAATCTCTCTGCTCCACCGTTCTTTGTTCTTAGCACTCAGGTCCAGGCGGCAGTGTTTCACAGCAATTTTCACCCCTGTCTCCTgctccaaacaaaaacaaaacaggaaaatagcAGAAAGAAGGGGtaaaaaacattgctgtttagGTTAGGCCTTCCAGAATGCACAGCATACAACTCACCACATGTTGGTATAAGTAAACGTGTCCAAAGCCTCCCATCCCAAGCCTTTCCTTGGTTTCCCAAGAGCCAAACAGCTGGCCCTGTTTCAGGGCGGACCGCTCCATGCTTAAGATCAGtctgacaataataaaaaaaaaaaaacattttcacagataTGAGGATACATacattataacatttaaaacatgtttgtttgcaCTATTATGCACGTTTCGTTTAATGTATTTACGAATATTACATTAGTTGATCTGTTATTTCAGTGAACTTAAAAATCTACACTAGTAATAATAATGTTAACAAACTCACCTTTCCCAGGGCTTTCTCACACAGTCGATTGTTTACACTTAGCTTACTACACCATTGTTGCTGCACAGTTAGCTAAACTGGTTTCTacgagttttatttattaataaatatttgaatgacACTCGAAAGGTGCATATTAAGTTAAAACTATTGCTTAGACGCTAGTTCATGTTGACAGTTTGGCTAGTTTTTGTCTCATTTGCTACAGCCTACGGGAACACGCCAGAGCAAAATGAAAGTTCAGAGACAGGCTTAGAGTTTCCGCGCATGCGTACTTCCTCCCTAAGGCTGCCCGcagtgtttttctgtctcacGGGGGATTCACCGATGACCACAGTCTTTTGTCTGGACCTACATCCGCGCCAGATGCTGGTCAGCAGCGGtgactgttttgatttttcttttagctgACGTCGCTGTTATCATCTAAAACTTAAATTCTGTTTAAGTTGCTCACTAGATGGCGCCAAAACTCCACGTTAGATCATCAAAACATCCCGAATAATGGCCAAAAACAGGAGGGAAATAGACGTAATATAGTCtctttaaacataaatatgtatttataaGAGCTAAGACAGTAGGAGCAACGTTAATGACATAGATATGTTTAATAAGTCAAACACCTGATTTGCAGTTCCTTTTTTGTGACAGTAGGGGGTGCTGTAACTCCTACTACGACGTTGGCTCCTGATTGGCCCCCCTAAACATGTATTTCTATATAACCCATAGAGGCGCAGTGTTTTGAAAATTAGTTCAAAATGCAATACGTTACATTTAAGCTGCTGTTATTGAAAAGTACTCCCATATGTTAAAATTTTATGGCTGGATTGATTTCTTGAATTACTTTAAGTTACTTTCTTTCACAAGCCATTGAAACCTGTTGATGCATTTAGGCCTTTGCATCAAAACACTCCAGCTCCAAAACTATTCTAATTTagcatctattttttttttcatagcttgAAATAAATGTAGTCACCAGGATAAATGAGAACTTTCACCTGCAAAaagtaatgttatttttgtaacaaGTTACTACCAATACTTCTAATGCCACCACAGCAAGTCCTTTTTTCTTATGTCATCTTAAAGCTAAACAAAGTCTGGCCATAAAACATGGATGATACGTCAGATTAATTGGGGCACAGGAAGAGGACCTGGAGGCAGCAGATTTGAAGATGATGaggttttcttttggaaatgacGAGGATTAAAAGAATCCATCGGATGAGCAGCTGATGTTAgattttttggaaataaattgCCGGGAAGCAGAACCAGATAGTTTGAATACAATGAGCGGAGGGACACTGATGTTGTTCGTAAAAGGAtgttgaggttggagctaccaggaaggaggcctagaggaagaccaaagattAAGGGTAGCAGATGTAGTGAAGGAGAGTTACTGTGAGTGAAGAAGATGCAGAGGATAAGGAAAGATGGCAGCAAATTTGATGACCCTTTAAAAGAGCAGCCAAATGGCAAAAAATGAGATTTAATGTGGTAAATCACAAGCAAATGCCAAACCTGGAGGTGATAGTGAACATCTGGAGCTATTTAGACCTTCGCAGAAGCTGATAATTTTTTGTGGATAGCTTAAAATTATTCCGAATTCAGTAGAAGCATAGTTTACTTCCAGTtgccaaaaaagtaaaaattcttACAAGTTGAGAGTTACT encodes:
- the LOC101171857 gene encoding inhibitor of nuclear factor kappa-B kinase subunit alpha, which encodes MERSALKQGQLFGSWETKERLGMGGFGHVYLYQHVETGVKIAVKHCRLDLSAKNKERWSREIQIMSKLNHLNVVQAREVPEELHAIALNDLPLLAMEYCSRGDLRKVLHKPENCCGLKESEVLSLLKDIGSGIQYLHENKIIHRDLKPENIVLQEIDGKLVHKIIDLGYAKDLDQGSLCTSFVGTLQYLAPELFESKPYTVSVDYWSLGTVLFECICGFRPFLHHMQPVQWTSKVKNKGPKDIMAVEDMNGEVRFSAHLPYPNNLSSPLLEPIESLLQMLLLWDPSTRGGGLDPETNKPYFYSVLHNILSMKVIHVLDMTSAQLHSLDLGTDESLLSLQLRLEAQTQAHISPQSQELLLETGNSLDPRRPPIQFLPEGLRGWDNSIVFLFHTSLNKYSGPLTARPLPESVNFIVRETKTQLPLSTLRKVWAEAVSYVCGLKEDYFRLYQGQRTAMLSLLRYNTTLTKYKNELFSESHKLQAKLAFFKTSIQYDLEQYANQMKNGISSEKMWKTWQESREKVDLLTKAADVGFLDKEILGLHNEIVELQRSPYARRQGDVMEQLEKKAIELYRQLKAKCKSPDPPHGYSDSSDMVKTILQTVQNQDRVLKDLYTHLSTILVCKQHIVDLFPHLEKALGDIKATENTVIQMQKRRQKEFWYLLKVACEQNNSPVSSQHPSDCETVGQLLNENQRYLSHLTSLMQDAAQSMEHSVMDQDWSWTQSGAVKVQSQKP